The sequence TTCGATTTTGTTCCAACAAGCAAAAGGGAGTTTCCGGTAGGCAGGAGGTGCATGCAAGAAATATGACTGGCGCCATTAGCATGACAACAGGTACGGCGAAATACGACAAACAGTTTCCGAGAACAAATCCCAAAAGGATCCCGGCGTTGAGTGATATGACCAGCAGCGAGCCCAACATTCCACGCAGTTTAAAGTGAGCGATGTCGGCGATGTACAGTGGGATTACCCGCAGCATTCCTCCTCCTCCGCTTCCGGCCAGGACGCGACCCAGGTAGAGGAAGTACACATTTGGGCCATAGAGGACGCACAGCCAGAAGGCCTGTGAATAGAAAAgtgattgtttttattattccggaacAACCCTTTTGTCTTTCTCGGCCACTGAGTGTGGATAGAGGCTATAGCATAATACCAAAAAtgagcttttgatagaaggaCCAAAAACCTTTATTGCTGTATGCCAATGTTATGTGTTTGCATGTGTATATATAAGTTATCGAACACCCATCGAACCACGATAATCCTTCCACCGAGCTACTACGCAATAAGCTGCAAAttatacaacaacaacaacaacaaatagcCCTTGCACTGGGCACCGTCAATGCATTGCCGTCAGCCGCCGATACCAACAgcaacatcaacaacaacacATGTGCACCTTAACCGACGTTAACCCGACACCATCGTTTCCCATATCAGCAGTCCAGAAGTAGGATGCCCAATCAGCAGGAATCACGACGTTGACGACAGCTAGGGCAATAAATTATTAATCAGCAGAAATAGGGTACTCGTAAGTTCCAATGTACAATAAATTTCATTCTGTTCGTAATCGTTGGTCCGTGAAGTTCTGTTTTCGAACTCCTTTAATAGTTTAATTTTTAAAAGCCTTTTGGCTAGATAGATAATATAACTGGCGCAGTCGGTAGGATAAGCGCTTCGGTTTTGCTCCGTGTGTTGTGTGTTCCAGCCGAAAGTGAAACAAAGTGAAATTGTGGCATCTAGGACACCATCGACGGATTATCGACGGATCGAGGATACACCCCACGGAGACTACCAAGCGTCTAGGAACTACACAGGATTCAACTGGACAGAATCAGCCGAGGGAACATCGGCAAATTAAACGTAagtcaattttattttatataagtGAAAGTGTATGTTACTGAGGTCTAAGATGGCCAAAAATCAAAACTTAGAACATCAGGTAGAGGAACTCCAGCATCGACTGGAGCAACAAAGAATTCAAATAGAAAGGTTATTAAACATTCCGGCTGGACCTAGTACCAGTCCGCAGCAAGCTACAACCTTCGACATAACACGCATCCCTGATATCATAAAGTTGATACCGGGATATGACGGTGATGCCAAAGGATTGCCTGCTTGGATTAATTCCGTGCAGCAAAAGTTAGATTTCGCTAAAGCGCGCGTCCCCGCAGACGACAGAGATGCCGCAATAAATATTTGGTCCTCAGTAATCAGGGATAAGATTACAGGAAAAGCAAGtgaaattttgataaataatcAAACAAAATGTGATTGGGATCACATTAAATCCCAACTTATTGATCGGTTTGGTGATAAACGTGATCTTGCAACCATAATTAGTAAGATCCCGTATGTGAAACAAGGAAGCTCAAGTGTTGAACAATTTTATGAGCAATGTTCTGAGATCCTTTCGGACCTCAATGCTAAAATTAATTTGGATCCGAACCTCCAACCATGCGCGAAAGCAATTGTGGCTTCCTACGAAGCAATGATTATGAACGCGTACATAGACGGGTTACATGAACCCATTTCCTCTTTGACTCGAACTAGCCGACCTAACAGTTTGTTGTCAGCATACCAACATGCGCTGGAGCAATCTAACGCAGCCGAAAGAAAGCGAGAAAAACTTAAACATTTAGCTAAAGTCAATGAGCCTAGAATTCAAAACCCTCCACTAAAACAGTCCTATTACCCTAACAACCATCGACCATTCAATAATCCAAATCCTTACCAAAATAGACCATCCGGTCCTCCCAATAATAATTTCAAACCAGCACCTCCTATCAATAACAACTTCTCACGCCCACCTTTCCAAGATAATCGTTTTAATCCCAATAGCAACCGAAATCCCCAACAAGGCTCACCACTTGCCATCAAACAAGAAGCATCCTCTGGTTCGAATGTGAGAAGATTCCACCAAATTAATGTTCATAATGAATACGCGGAACCTTCCGATGTCGTCGAGGAAAATGTTGTAGAGGAAGGCGATAACGGAGAAGAAAACCTAAATTTTCATCAGGAGATAGAACAACAGGAAATGGATTGAGTTTTCTGCCATATTTAGAAGTAAAGTTAGGCTCATATGCTCCACTCAGATTTTTAATTGACACAGGAGCAAACCAAAACTATATTTCCCCACAAGTCGTTCCCGCAGAATTGATACAGTTTGGTGCAAAGCACTTAGTCAAGAACATTAATGGTTCTTGCAAGATTAATCAATTCACTATTTTAAACCCCTTCATGCAATACAACGTTGACGTCCCTTGTCAAAAATTTAACTTATTtaaattccatacattttttgacGGTTTGATTGGTTATCAAACACTCCACAAACTTGGATGTATCATCGATACAAATTCAATAGTCTCATTATAAATGGCAAAACGATTCCCTAATGAAAAATACCCGACACCGTGGAATTAAATTTTCATGATTCCATCCATACCATTAAGGAAATCGAGTCATCCATTTGCTCTGGAGACTTTTACTTGGAAAATGATATGCAAATTTCTTCCAATGTGTACATCCCTTCAGGACTTTACAGCGTTCGTAATAATAAAGCTAGCCTTCTTTTTGTTAGTACTCAACAAGCTCCTATTATTGAGACTATTAATTACGAACAACTCATCATGGATATTAACAATTTTGAGGAAGTAAAGTTCCCTTCGAACCCCCACAATACTGTTTATACACGAGACATTGTAAGTGAAGTTCGTTCTGATCATCTCAATACTGAAGAACGATCTAAACTTTTCCAATTACTCCGAAGCTACCCCGCAGCTTTCTACAGGGACGGAGATGATCTTTCCTTTACTAATGTTGTTAAACATCGTATTAATACCAGCGATGAATTGCCAATTTACACTAAAAGCTACAGATACCCGTTTGTTCATAAAGAGGAAGTCCAAACACAAATTTCCAAATTGCTAGCCCAAGGTATAATCAGACCCAGTACCTCCCCGTGGGCGTCGCCCATATGGATTGTACCTAAAAAATTAGATGCCTCAGGCAAGCGAAAGTGGCGCCTCGTAGTTGATTACCGAAAACTGAACAGCAAAACTGTAGACGATAAATACCCTCTACCTAATATCACCGAGATATTAGACAAGCTGGGTAAATGCCAGTATTTCAGTACGTTGGATTTGGCCTCCGGCTTCCATCAAATCGAGGTGGATTCGAGAGACGTACAGAAAACAGCTTTCCAAGTAGATCATGGCCTATACGAATATTTACGTATGCCATTCGGTCTTAAAAACGCGCCGGCTACTTTCCAACGCGTTATGGACCATGTTCTCCGAAAATTCATAGGCAAATGTTGTCTCATTTATATGGACGATATCATTGTTTATTCTACTTCTCTACAGGAACACTTAGAAAACTTGGGAAAAATATTACGAGCATTAGAAGAAGtgaacctaaaattacagttagACAAATGTGAATTCCTTAAAAAGGAAGTTGCTTTCTTAGGTCACATTGTCACTGCCGAGGGTGTAAAACCAAACCCCGACAAGATAGTAGCCATTCGAAACTGGCCCCTTCCGAAAACTCAGAAGGAACTCAAAGGATTTCTTGGAATCCTAGGGTACTATCGTAGATTTATTCTAGACTTTGCTAAAATCACTAAGCCATTAACGGCTCAGTTACGCAAAGGCGAAGTAGTGGAACATACTCCATTATTCGTAAAAACGTTTGAAAATAGTAAGGACTTGCTTACACAAAGTGATGTCCTCCAGTATCCAGACATGGATAAACCATTTATCTTAACCACAGATGCGAGTAATTTTGCTCTTGGTGCAGTCTTATCACAAGGCCAAGTGGGAAAAGATAGACCCGTTGCCTTTGCCTCTAGAACGCTAACCAAAACGGAGGAAAATTACTCAGCCATAGAGAAAGAACTTTTAGCCATTGTATGGGCTACACAGTACTTCCGACTCTATCTGTTTGGAAGAAAATTCACCCTTTACACTGATCATCAGCCCCTTACCTACGCCTTAAACTTAAAAACGCCAAACACCAGATTGGTAAAATGGAGGCTGAAACTTCTAGAATACGACTTCGAGATAAAGCATCGCCCAGGGAAACAGAACGTAGTAGCTGATGCCTTATCCAGGATACCTAATGAAACGTCCCATGAAATCAATGTCAACGAAGAGGAACAATCAACGGATGATAGTTCTGTTCACTCCGCTGATACTGACGACTTGGACTTTGTTAAATGTACTGAGAAACCCATAAACGTGTTTCACaaccaaataattttgaaagttGGCGCGGAAGACTCCGAAGTTTATGAGGAAATCTTTCCAAAAATGTACAGAAGAACTATAACAAAATTAACTTTGGTATAGCAACATTATTCCGAATATTTCGAGATTACATGCGTCCTGGTAAACTCAATTGTATCCTCTGTCCAGAAAACGTCATACCATCGATACAAACGGTATATAAAAACCACTTCAGTCGTTGTAAAACCTTCAAAGTATTAATCTCTCAGAAAATATTGATCGACCTCACCACTGATCTCGATCAAAATCAAGTAATAGAGGAAACTCATGAGACTGCTCACAGAGGAATCCTTGAAAacaaagaacaaatttttagaaggTGGTATTTTCCAAATATGAAAAGGAAAATCCGTACATACGTCATCTTATGCCCTACTTGTAATAAGATGAAGTACGAAAGGAAACCTTACAAAATCAAACATGGAGAAACCCCGATCCCTCACAAACCTTTAGATATCATCCATGTTGATATATTTATCTCTCAACCTTACATGTTTCTGTCTGTTGTTGACAAATTAACCAGATTCGGTGTCCTTTTACCGATCAAATCAAGATCTATCCCAGACATAAGAAAAtctattttgaaatatttttccttattcGGTACTCCTAAGTTGATGGTGTCAGACAATGAACCTTCATTAAAGTCTATTGAAGTGAGAGGATTACTGGACAATTTGAACGTACAACAATACTTTACCCCCTGCAATCGTAGCGAAACAAATGGGATTGTCGAGCGATATCATTCGACAATTGCAGAAATATTTCGTTGCAATAAACATAAGTTCCCAAACATCTCACCAAAAGAAATGTTCCTCATTTCAAACACACTTTACAATAACACCATTCACTCGGCAACCGGAATGAAACCACGAGAGGTATTTTATGGCATTAAAGATGGCCAAGAACGACCCCTAGACCTGCCCCTATTACTCGAAGCCCGTGATAAAATTTATGATGAAGTAATGTTGAAGATTTCAGAGACgcagaaaaaacaaaatttacaaaggaaCTCTTCACGTGAAAACGCACCAATATTAGAACCTGGTCAAGTAGTGTTTAACGAAAGACAAGGAGTCAAATCTAAAAGATTGGAGAAATTTAACTCTACAATAGTAGATCAGGATAACCAAATGACTTATCGCGACCGGTTAAATCGGAAACTCCATAAAACAAGGTTGAAAAGAATCAGGAAATGATGAAATGTATTAATTCTTAACTGATCAATCCATATTACGATATTAATCTTTTCTTtctccaccctaggaatggacAGCTTGCGAAAAGCATGAAAACCCTATGAACCCCTGGAGGATTATACATTAACATTCCAATACATGAATTCAAATACCATACtcatgatttcaaaattttaggaCACTCTTGCACGAAGTACAGCGCTCACACAGAAGCCTAAAGGAATATGATACCCCTGCAACAAAGCATTCCAACTCCTGCAAGCCACGCTTGGAGAGTAAGTAAAATATTCCCTGCCTACGAATCATTCCCTTCCGTTATCCTAGATCCTCACCTAAATCCTATATGTCTGTCCCGAACTAGCTCTCGATGACAGAGCAATACCTCTTTATTATTGTGAATCCCCACTGAATCGATGTTATCCAACGTAAATATTATACAGATACCATTACGAACTATGTAACACTACCTATTACAATCTATTCTCAGATAAATCTTCCCTTGTCTTataagaataaataaaaaatacataataTTTGCAGTTAAATCGATAGGAAACGTCAGGTTAATTATTATCGTAGATATGGTAGTCAAAGAATTCGAAAACTGAAACAGATAATCAACAGAACACGTAGCGAATTGATTTAGATCAGACTAGAAACTAGCATAAAACCCTAAACTATGAAATTCCACTTTTAGGCACCCTTCCTGATACTCATCACACTTCCCTTATTGATTGAACCATCCAAACTTTCCCTGAGAAACCTCAACGAAGAccccattttatttttaaaatatggaaattgtaaaattcaaactggaaatttaaaaattgtacaCCCCATTAATCTAACAACGATACAAGAATCTATCGATTACTTGACTTCATCCTTTTATACAAGAGTAGATAGCAGAAACCCTTTAGGAGGCATAGTCAAACACAAAATAAAAGCATTGTACAacaattttcttcaaataaaaCCATCAGAACATCATAGAGCAAAAAGATGGGATTCGTTGGGAACTGGTTGGAAATGGCTGGCCGGATCACCAGATGCACAAGATCTTCATATCATCAATTCTACAATGAATGAATTAATAACCCAGAATAATCAGCAAGTTAATATAAATAACCGCATCAATGCAAGAATTTCGGAGCTGACCAGCAGCATTAACAAAATTATCAACAGCATGAAAGCGAACGAGCTAGCAAATGAGATCTCGGCTATCATTACAATAATAAATATTGATATCATCAACAAACTCCTAGAAGACATACAAGACGCCATCATCCTATCAAAAACAGCTACAATCGCCAACAGAGTACTTTCTATTCAAGAGATTTCGTTCATAAAATCGCTTCTACAAAATCAAGGAGTGAACATAGATGTTCCAGATGAGGCCCTACAACATGTCACCCCTAAGTTCGCCGCAACTCAACACACCCTCCTATACATCCTTCACGTGCCACAGTTAGATAACGTAACATCTTCTGTGATTCGAATTCACCCAATAGTACACAAGAACCAAATTATTTATGATTATCCGGAATATGtcgtgaaaagtgaaaattctCTATATACCACAAGTGAACCCTTTGAATTCGTTCAAAAGGCGAAATACCTAAAGGAAATGCACGATACTTGTATCTATCCCCTAGTATTTGGGAAACAATCGATATGCAATTCCACGTTTTATAATAGGACATCTCAATTACTTGTAACGGAGAATACACTTTTGGTCCAGAATGCAGAAAAAGACCCTCTTAGTAGTAACTGTGGACCAGACGATCGTACATTATAAGGAAATTTTCTAATATCATTTGGAAACTGCTCTATCACGTTCAACAACCATTCATTTCGGAACAACGAAATCATTCAGGAGGCTACTGTAATCTATGGAGCATTACACAACATAAAAACTAGCTGGAATTACCATCAACATTTGGATATATTCACACTCAGCAACGAAACTCTCGAGACCCGAGACAAGCTACAACACGTTTATTTGGAGCAATATAgcttgaaattaaaattttggaCTTTAACCGGAGCACTTTCCAGCATCTACATCATCATCtcaatcataattttcattataGCCAAGACCAGATGTCGAGTTCAACTCAAAGGACCGAGACGATCCTCACTTGGGGAGGGAGAAGTTATCGAACACCCATCGAACCACGATAATCCTTCCACCGAGCTACTACGCAATAAGCTGCAAAttatacaacaacaacaacaacaaatagcCCTTGCACTGGGCACCGTCAATGCATTGCCGTCAGCCGCCGATACCAACAgcaacatcaacaacaacacATGTGCACCTTAACCGACGTTAACCCGACACCATCGTTTCCCATATCAGCAGTCCAGAAGTAGGATGCCCAATCAGCAGGAATCACGACGTTGACGACAGCTAGGGCAATAAATTATTAATCAGCAGAAATAGGGTACTCGTAAGTTCCAATGTACAATAAATTTCATTCTGTTCGTAATCGTTGGTCCGTGAAGTTCTGTTTTCGAACTCCTTTAAtagtttaattttttaaaaagccTTTTGGCTAGATAGATAATATAACTTATATATTATGTATTTTTCTCTAATGCACAAGAAAGACACCATCACTGTTAGGAAGATTAACCTTAGAATTGGTGCGTTGGTTTGTGATTGTCATAAGTACACTCAAGATATCTTTCAGGtagaaaataaattttataccaTCAAAAGCTGTGATTCACAAAcaatattaaataaatgaatgaatggttTTAAATCATGGACAAGGAACCAACAACCGCACCAGCTTATCCAAAATTCCTAGCTCTTCCATTAGTTGCCCTGTGAGCAGAGATTCCCTTGATCGAGCATTAGTGGCCAAGTGAGTATAGTTAGAGAATTACATGAAGCGTACAGAGAGAAGTGTAAAATGAGGGAAGGACAAAGACGTGggtagtgagaagagaaaaaattgaaagtgagaagtaacaaatgacaagtgagaagtaaaaagtgaaaagttagaagtaagaGGTGCAAagtaagcagtgagaagtggatAGTGACAAACTAGCatgaaaaaatgagaaatgtgaaataagaaatgaaggGTAAGAATTAAGAATTGAAaaacgagaagtaagaagtgagtagtgaaaagtgagaagtgaaaagattgaagtgagaaatgatatgtGACAAATGAGAAACGAGAAACGAGAAgggggaagtgagaaatgagaaatgagaattaataaataagaaataagaaagaagtgagaaatgataagtaagatgtgagaattgAGAATCCCTGTTCCTTCCCTAACTTTTCCTTTCAATCTACAtaccttctttctacttctttcatccttatttttttacttttttccgttttcttcttttttccttctcccctCTATCTTCTATGTACTTTCTTGCTTCTCCATTATTTCTTCtgccttcatccttcttctttttcccttttccttttccttctttcttattttttattctcttACTTTTTCATTGTTcccattttttattcattctaccttctttcttcttcctttctcctttgaGCCGGAAAACGTATGTCCTGTGCATGTGCTCCTGGGTTCTTCGCCATACCGCCATCGTTGTCAACCGCTTTGCCATGTTCTTCATAGTGCTGCAGCCATCTCTGGACCACCTCACACTCGTtcataagaaggttcccgtttatatcaTTACAAATGTCGGGCTGTggaacgtggcccttacgtggacggtttaacttctcatagaactttctttACGCAAAAAAGCGTTCCTGAAtgcgtgaaccagcaaaaatacaccgtgatttaactcatggattcgggaacaccagtcacgttttccagaacgttccagaaaacgtgactgtattcccgaatccgtgactgttgttcccgaaaaaaaaacaccgtgaactcgttagttcacgaattcaggaACACTTTTTTTTGCATGTTGCATTATTGGCGTAGTCTCTTCACAATCTGGCGCTTTATCCTTCAAAAGTACTACAGTGTTGTCCCGATTTTGCCACTCCCTGATTTTATAACCGATCtcgtcacaaaaaaaaaattagtcgttctttttattgttgtaaataataccgcaatcAACAACGATTTTCGTGAAATAACTTCTGAGGACTTCTGTAAGTATTTTTAAGAAGAAATAACAaaaccgttcacgcattttgcctttccaaggcataaactgattcatatttgtaaaatgaattaaaaaaccgaaaatgaaaaaatataatatataaGCCAAGTCTAAGAATATTCTAAACTAAACGAAGAAGCAACCGATACGGTTATCTATTGCCAAAAAAGATTTAGGGGTTGAGGGAATCATCCCAAACCATGAAAATCAGACGATTATGATGAATGCAAAGGAGGTTTTGTTCTAAACAATACCTCATTGGTTGTTTTATCGGATACTGCAGATCAatgtaaaatttctaaatcagaTGAAtcatcttcttgttttcaagaACCTATTTGGTATGTACACGTCAAAAGGGAACATTCCTCCAACGCTTGCGAAATTCTGTTCCATTATTTTTGCACGCCTACTAAAGCTTCTTACTTTATAccttctttttattttattttttttttgaaggtttactggcgggactctgaatagagtagaaacctctgcaccaggcctttgatgataccgttgcatAATTCCGTTCAAAGCAGAttgccagccgtacacggaacatgtcgtccaagaagacgctgttgcaactgaatcagagggaATTACGTTCATAGATAGTCAGAGAGGTCTCATGCTAACTAACATCGTAATcgtt comes from Armigeres subalbatus isolate Guangzhou_Male chromosome 2, GZ_Asu_2, whole genome shotgun sequence and encodes:
- the LOC134212172 gene encoding uncharacterized protein LOC134212172; translated protein: MIPLQQSIPTPASHAWRAPFLILITLPLLIEPSKLSLRNLNEDPILFLKYGNCKIQTGNLKIVHPINLTTIQESIDYLTSSFYTRVDSRNPLGGIVKHKIKALYNNFLQIKPSEHHRAKRWDSLGTGWKWLAGSPDAQDLHIINSTMNELITQNNQQVNINNRINARISELTSSINKIINSMKANELANEISAIITIINIDIINKLLEDIQDAIILSKTATIANRVLSIQEISFIKSLLQNQGVNIDVPDEALQHVTPKFAATQHTLLYILHVPQLDNVTSSVIRIHPIVHKNQIIYDYPEYVVKSENSLYTTSEPFEFVQKAKYLKEMHDTCIYPLVFGKQSICNSTFYNRTSQLLVTENTLLVQNAEKDPLSSNCGPDDRTL